The Urbifossiella limnaea genome has a window encoding:
- a CDS encoding ECF-type sigma factor: MSDVTRLLDAAAAGDRRAAGDLLPLVYDELRKLAAARMAAESPDHTLQPTALVHEAYLRLVGPADALRWDNREHFFAAAAEAMRRILVEAARRRHGPQRGGDYARHALDPDQPEPPGPSLRLLALDEALDRLAAVEPRAAEVVKLRYFAGLTVAAAAAALGISTRTADADWAYARAWLATTLRDGD, encoded by the coding sequence ATGTCCGACGTGACTCGTCTCCTCGATGCTGCCGCGGCCGGCGACCGCCGCGCCGCGGGCGACTTGCTGCCGCTCGTCTACGACGAGTTGCGGAAGCTTGCCGCCGCCCGCATGGCCGCCGAGTCGCCGGACCACACCCTCCAGCCGACCGCCCTGGTCCACGAGGCGTACCTCCGGCTGGTCGGCCCGGCCGACGCGCTCCGCTGGGACAACCGCGAGCACTTCTTCGCCGCGGCCGCCGAAGCCATGCGCCGCATCCTGGTGGAAGCCGCCCGCCGCCGGCACGGGCCGCAGCGCGGCGGCGACTACGCCCGCCACGCCCTCGACCCCGATCAGCCCGAGCCCCCGGGACCGTCGCTGCGGTTGCTCGCCCTGGACGAGGCCCTCGACCGGCTCGCGGCCGTCGAGCCGCGGGCCGCGGAGGTGGTGAAGCTCCGCTACTTCGCCGGCCTGACCGTCGCGGCGGCCGCGGCCGCCCTCGGCATCTCGACCCGAACCGCTGATGCCGACTGGGCTTACGCCCGGGCCTGGCTCGCCACCACCCTCCGCGACGGGGACTGA
- a CDS encoding helix-turn-helix domain-containing protein, with product MLPQTDADSLDDLFRSTTDRKLRDRLQIVLMAHRGCPRQDIAADLGVNRRTVPRWVNAYCDAGLDGLRPKSANGMPGKIPASLADEVRGWVIDGPAGQGLDRANWTHEELADHLLKTKGICTSRTECRPAVLLGERHPAVPADVPASAGAAREAGPDRERLGLPRKRARAGEVVLLCQDEARFPMVPTPAATLGVKGHRPTVGTRDGKDLRYVFAVVTLTTAAVHANTLESQKNAKKKTGLSKTRRMQAAFAAHLRHVGRTYPREVHRSRPVAMLMAIPLFPSRPRVTWRLHSPPCPT from the coding sequence GTGCTCCCCCAGACCGACGCCGACTCCCTGGATGACCTGTTCCGCTCGACCACGGACCGCAAACTCCGTGACCGCCTCCAGATCGTCCTTATGGCCCACCGGGGGTGTCCCCGCCAGGACATCGCCGCCGACTTGGGGGTGAATCGCCGGACCGTGCCCCGGTGGGTCAACGCCTACTGCGACGCCGGCCTCGACGGGCTGCGACCGAAGTCGGCCAACGGGATGCCCGGCAAGATCCCGGCCTCCCTGGCCGACGAGGTCCGTGGATGGGTCATCGACGGGCCGGCCGGGCAGGGGCTGGACCGGGCCAATTGGACCCACGAGGAGTTGGCCGACCACCTCCTCAAGACGAAGGGCATCTGCACCTCCCGGACGGAGTGCCGTCCAGCGGTTTTGCTCGGGGAGCGGCATCCGGCCGTACCGGCCGACGTACCGGCATCTGCGGGGGCAGCCCGAGAAGCAGGCCCAGACCGCGAGCGACTTGGCCTACCCAGGAAACGCGCACGGGCCGGGGAGGTCGTCCTGTTGTGCCAGGACGAGGCCCGGTTCCCGATGGTCCCGACCCCGGCGGCGACCCTCGGGGTCAAGGGGCACCGGCCGACCGTCGGCACCCGCGACGGCAAGGACCTGCGGTACGTGTTCGCGGTCGTCACCCTGACCACTGCGGCGGTCCACGCCAACACGCTGGAAAGCCAGAAGAACGCGAAGAAGAAGACCGGGTTGAGCAAGACGCGCCGCATGCAGGCGGCATTCGCGGCCCACCTGCGGCACGTCGGCCGGACGTACCCGCGGGAGGTGCACCGTAGCCGTCCGGTGGCGATGCTGATGGCCATACCGCTATTTCCGAGTCGTCCCCGCGTAACCTGGCGGTTACACTCGCCTCCATGTCCGACGTGA
- a CDS encoding helix-turn-helix domain-containing protein, giving the protein MIRISLPDDDLQRLEAVFRDAADATLRHRVQIVLTAHRGRRHPDIADDTGTTPRSVQRWLNAYLDRGLDGLRPIHEPDGSVASSNRR; this is encoded by the coding sequence GTGATCCGCATCTCCCTACCGGACGACGACCTGCAACGACTGGAGGCGGTGTTCCGTGATGCCGCCGACGCGACTTTGCGGCACCGGGTCCAGATCGTCCTGACGGCCCACCGGGGACGCCGGCACCCGGACATCGCGGACGACACCGGTACCACCCCGCGGTCCGTCCAACGGTGGCTCAACGCCTACCTCGACCGCGGGCTCGACGGCCTCCGCCCCATACATGAACCCGATGGCAGTGTCGCATCCTCGAACCGGAGGTAA